Proteins from one Gossypium raimondii isolate GPD5lz chromosome 8, ASM2569854v1, whole genome shotgun sequence genomic window:
- the LOC105792790 gene encoding uncharacterized protein LOC105792790, which yields MASACVNNLTVVSPETNFHPTPPYSPYVSPPEIQDTAAGGDFEFRLEEDPVTMLPADELFSDGKLVPLHFSAPKHPPPANVSSLETPKSRRRTEPEVSGKAPKGSSKWREILGLRKSTQQNNTNQNPKSLKQFLKKSSSSTAESSLSLPLLKDNSDNHDSVPRLSLSSSSSTHEDLPRLSLDSDNNNKPSFSPNPFAPSRIRMVKPKPNSGSDTINNNQTPVVTSAGGNRTSDSPRMNSSGKIMFQSLERSSSSPSTFNGGRPKLKQRGIERSYSANVRVSPVLNVFGFFSSSSPQKNTNGGRNKTK from the coding sequence aTGGCTTCTGCTTGTGTTAACAACCTCACCGTCGTCTCACCGGAGACCAATTTCCATCCCACGCCACCTTACTCTCCCTACGTTTCGCCGCCTGAGATTCAAGACACGGCTGCAGGTGGTGATTTTGAGTTCAGACTCGAAGAAGATCCCGTCACTATGCTACCAGCTGATGAACTTTTCTCAGACGGTAAGCTCGTACCTTTACATTTCTCAGCTCCCAAACACCCTCCTCCGGCCAATGTTTCCTCCCTTGAAACACCCAAATCTCGCCGTCGAACGGAACCGGAAGTTTCCGGCAAAGCTCCTAAAGGTTCAAGCAAGTGGAGAGAAATTCTGGGTCTTAGAAAATCAACCCAACAAAACAACACTAATCAAAACCCCAAATCTCTTAAACAATTCCTTAAAAAATCATCTTCATCAACAGCCGAGTCATCACTGAGTCTACCATTGTTGAAGGACAACTCGGATAATCATGACTCAGTCCCAAGACTATCCCTTTCTTCTTCATCCTCCACCCATGAAGATCTCCCAAGGTTATCACTTGATTCTGATAACAACAACAAACCAAGTTTCAGTCCTAACCCTTTTGCTCCTTCTAGAATAAGAATGGTTAAACCCAAACCAAACTCTGGGTCCGACACCATCAACAACAACCAAACACCAGTTGTTACTTCCGCCGGCGGGAACAGAACCAGTGACAGTCCGAGAATGAACTCATCTGGGAAAATCATGTTTCAAAGCTTAGAAAGGAGTTCAAGTAGTCCAAGTACCTTTAATGGTGGTCGTCCAAAGCTTAAACAAAGAGGGATTGAGAGATCATATTCAGCTAACGTTAGGGTGAGTCCAGTTCTTAATGTTTTTGGGttcttttcatcttcttcaccaCAAAAGAACACAAATGGTGGAAGAAACAAAACTAAATGA